From candidate division KSB1 bacterium, the proteins below share one genomic window:
- a CDS encoding phosphatase PAP2 family protein: MRASLRGGAGHSATEREGSLGYEMPRGWWLCQCLGVVALIALVAAPAWGQDRKEENWRREAALLVGGALAAGSGLYLRSSIPGVGVNPKDPGELCSLDRFFVRGYSARWDVASDVGLVVELAFSLWASISGTLGRRLPTALEHAETALWVTGLAAWSKWATQRPRPYAYHPRCPARLLGDGDSRASFFSEHAAQAFAAAELLRQTSGLPLGAAAQVLAYSLALGVAACRVAAGTHFPTDVAVGAGVGILSARTISALHRRTSRFNLFPTDHGLFLRIRI, translated from the coding sequence GTGAGGGCGAGCCTGAGGGGCGGCGCGGGCCACAGCGCGACGGAACGGGAGGGCAGCCTGGGCTACGAAATGCCACGGGGCTGGTGGCTTTGCCAGTGCCTGGGGGTGGTGGCTCTGATCGCACTCGTTGCGGCGCCGGCTTGGGGCCAGGACCGGAAAGAGGAGAACTGGCGCAGGGAGGCGGCGCTGCTGGTAGGAGGGGCTCTGGCCGCGGGCTCCGGGCTGTACCTCCGGAGCAGTATTCCGGGCGTCGGTGTGAACCCGAAGGATCCGGGCGAGCTCTGTTCCCTCGATCGCTTCTTCGTTCGGGGGTACTCGGCGCGGTGGGACGTGGCCAGCGACGTGGGTCTGGTCGTGGAGTTGGCGTTCTCGCTGTGGGCCTCGATTTCGGGTACCTTGGGCCGGCGCCTACCGACGGCGCTGGAGCACGCGGAAACAGCGCTCTGGGTCACAGGTCTTGCCGCCTGGAGTAAGTGGGCCACGCAGCGCCCCCGCCCCTACGCCTACCATCCCCGCTGCCCTGCCAGACTTCTCGGTGACGGCGACTCGCGAGCCTCGTTCTTCTCGGAGCACGCTGCCCAGGCCTTTGCGGCGGCGGAGCTGCTCCGCCAGACCTCGGGCCTGCCCTTAGGTGCGGCGGCTCAGGTCCTTGCCTACTCCCTTGCCCTGGGGGTGGCGGCGTGCCGGGTAGCAGCCGGTACCCACTTCCCGACGGACGTAGCGGTTGGCGCAGGGGTGGGTATCCTCAGCGCGCGGACCATCTCCGCCCTTCATCGAAGAACCTCCCGCTTCAACCTCTTTCCAACAGACCACGGCCTTTTCCTCCGGATCCGTATCTAA
- a CDS encoding tryptophanase: MLFPAEPFKIKVVEPIRKTTREERDRLIREAGYNVFNLPAESIYIDLLTDSGTSAMSDNQWSGMMLGDESYAGSRNYYHFEATVREIFGFRHVIPTHQGRMAENLLFSVAVKPGDYVPNNIHFDTTRANVEHKGGIAVDLVIDEGKDPYAEHPFKGNIDVSKLERLIEEVGPERVPLAMLTVTNNSAGGQPVSMANVRQTRQVLSRYGIPLILDACRFAENCYFIKEREPGYAHKSVREIARELFSYADGCTMSAKKDGLVNIGGFLALNNDEWAEKATQLLILVEGFPTYGGLAGRDLEAMARGLQEVLDEDYLSFRIGQVRYLGHLLQEAGIPIVRPVGGHAVYIDAKAFLPHVPQSQFPGQALVVALYREYGIRAVEIGSLMFARKDPKTGETIYPELELVRLAIPRRVYTTMHMNYVAESIIDLYRKRDEIRGLRIVYEAPILRHFTARLEEIA; encoded by the coding sequence ATGCTCTTCCCGGCCGAGCCGTTCAAGATCAAAGTAGTGGAGCCCATCCGCAAGACCACGCGCGAGGAACGGGACCGGCTCATTCGGGAGGCCGGATACAATGTGTTCAATCTTCCGGCCGAGAGCATCTATATCGATTTGCTCACCGACAGCGGCACCTCCGCCATGAGCGACAACCAGTGGTCGGGGATGATGCTGGGCGATGAGAGCTACGCCGGGAGCCGGAACTACTACCACTTCGAGGCCACGGTCCGGGAGATCTTCGGCTTCCGGCACGTGATCCCAACCCACCAGGGACGGATGGCGGAGAATCTCCTGTTCTCGGTGGCCGTAAAGCCCGGCGATTACGTCCCGAATAACATCCATTTCGATACGACCCGCGCGAACGTCGAGCACAAGGGCGGCATCGCGGTCGATCTGGTAATCGACGAGGGGAAGGATCCTTACGCAGAACACCCCTTCAAGGGGAATATCGATGTATCGAAGTTGGAGCGCCTAATCGAAGAGGTGGGCCCAGAGCGAGTCCCGCTGGCCATGCTGACGGTGACCAACAACAGTGCCGGCGGACAGCCCGTCTCGATGGCGAACGTGCGCCAAACCCGACAGGTGCTGAGTCGTTACGGCATTCCGCTGATCCTCGATGCGTGCCGGTTCGCGGAGAATTGCTACTTCATCAAGGAGCGGGAGCCGGGCTACGCACACAAGAGCGTGCGAGAGATTGCCCGCGAGCTCTTCAGCTATGCCGATGGCTGCACGATGAGCGCTAAGAAGGACGGGCTTGTAAACATCGGCGGCTTTCTGGCCTTGAACAACGACGAGTGGGCGGAAAAGGCTACCCAGCTCCTCATCCTTGTGGAAGGGTTTCCGACCTACGGCGGACTGGCCGGGCGCGATCTGGAGGCCATGGCGCGGGGTCTCCAGGAGGTGCTCGACGAGGACTACCTGAGCTTCCGCATTGGCCAGGTGAGGTATCTAGGGCATCTGCTGCAGGAGGCCGGTATTCCCATCGTGCGCCCGGTCGGTGGACACGCCGTCTACATCGACGCCAAGGCTTTTCTGCCCCACGTGCCGCAGTCGCAGTTCCCTGGGCAGGCGCTTGTGGTGGCTCTGTACCGGGAGTACGGCATCCGCGCCGTAGAGATCGGCAGCTTGATGTTCGCCCGAAAGGACCCGAAGACGGGGGAGACCATCTATCCGGAGCTTGAGCTGGTGCGTCTGGCCATCCCCCGCCGCGTCTACACGACCATGCACATGAACTACGTGGCGGAATCGATCATTGACCTTTACCGGAAGCGCGACGAGATCCGGGGTTTGCGCATCGTCTACGAGGCACCGATTCTCAGACACTTCACGGCACGACTGGAGGAGATCGCTTGA
- a CDS encoding ATP-binding cassette domain-containing protein, translating to MEVLSLRGVSKAFGEVQAVSDLSLTVEEGKVFGLLGPNGAGKTTTIRMVMNIIGPDSGEIRVLGKPNHDGVLHRVGYLPEERGLYPKVPVEEVLELLAVLRGLSRAEARRRIQLWLERFGLGGWGKKRGEQLSKGMQQKVMLIGAILHEPELVILDEPFAGLDPVSATEAKDAILELVKRGTTVILSTHQMEQVEKLCDDICLINHGRAVLVGTVPDVKKRFGEQRVILAYDGTPHFLEDRSLVAGYDDYGHYVEIRPARGVSPHQILQRAVSDVEVRRFEVREPSLNEIFITVVKGAASEVEP from the coding sequence GTGGAAGTTCTTTCGCTTCGCGGCGTCAGCAAGGCCTTCGGAGAGGTGCAGGCCGTCTCAGACCTCTCGCTCACAGTGGAGGAGGGGAAAGTTTTCGGGCTCCTTGGCCCGAACGGGGCCGGCAAGACGACCACCATTCGCATGGTGATGAACATCATTGGGCCGGACAGCGGGGAGATCCGCGTATTGGGGAAGCCGAACCATGATGGAGTGCTTCACAGGGTAGGCTACCTCCCAGAAGAGAGGGGGCTGTATCCGAAGGTTCCGGTGGAGGAGGTACTCGAGCTGCTGGCAGTCCTGCGAGGGTTGAGCCGGGCGGAGGCGCGCAGGCGGATTCAGCTCTGGCTGGAGCGCTTTGGCTTAGGCGGCTGGGGCAAGAAGCGCGGCGAACAGCTCTCCAAGGGTATGCAGCAAAAGGTGATGCTCATTGGCGCCATCTTGCACGAGCCTGAACTTGTGATCCTCGACGAACCCTTTGCGGGATTGGACCCGGTGAGCGCCACCGAGGCCAAAGACGCCATCCTTGAGCTTGTGAAGAGAGGCACGACAGTCATCCTCTCCACCCACCAGATGGAGCAGGTGGAAAAACTCTGCGACGACATCTGCCTCATCAATCACGGGCGGGCAGTCCTTGTGGGCACGGTCCCCGATGTGAAGAAGCGTTTTGGGGAACAGCGCGTAATTCTGGCCTACGACGGTACGCCGCACTTCTTGGAGGACAGGTCGTTGGTGGCCGGCTACGACGATTATGGCCACTACGTGGAGATTCGGCCCGCCAGGGGTGTGTCTCCCCACCAGATCCTGCAGCGCGCGGTTTCCGACGTGGAGGTCCGCCGCTTTGAGGTGCGCGAGCCCAGCCTGAACGAAATCTTCATCACTGTGGTGAAGGGCGCTGCTTCGGAGGTTGAGCCGTGA
- a CDS encoding ABC transporter permease yields MRPVLVLVRKELLQRIRGKGFWIGAILFPVLVVGMSVLPALFMRLSAGKEHRIAVVDLTGRLTEASSLLGAGGQYRFQIYRCDSTELPRLREDLLGQIRRNQLEGVVVVPAGAIGGPATPMELYAKNISSFERNEAVRARISSGVIELRLLQKGLDPQTVLSLMHPLPLRTFKVQKAGAEERSGGVEFLVVYLMVLSLYMTIILYGTSVLRAVIEDKSSRAVEIILSLVRPGQLMAGKILGVGSAGLLQYFLWVVILLAVFVLGGDWMQAKLGQEFRVTVSPGTIAAFVVFFVLGYLLYSTLWAALGAMVNNEAEAQSLQYPLVMLLVVPFMAMFHTINAPHSTVSVVLSLIPFFAPILMFVRIAIDPPSLVQIASSIVLMILALWASIWVVGRIFRVGILMIGKRATLPEVVRWLRYG; encoded by the coding sequence GTGAGGCCCGTGCTCGTTCTCGTGCGTAAGGAATTGCTCCAGAGGATCCGGGGCAAGGGCTTCTGGATCGGTGCCATTCTCTTCCCCGTGCTCGTCGTCGGGATGAGCGTGCTTCCCGCTCTGTTCATGCGCCTGAGCGCGGGCAAGGAGCACCGCATAGCCGTCGTCGACCTGACCGGCAGGCTGACGGAGGCGAGTTCTCTGCTTGGCGCAGGCGGGCAGTATCGCTTTCAGATCTACCGCTGCGACTCAACCGAATTGCCCCGACTACGGGAAGATCTTCTGGGGCAGATACGGCGCAATCAACTCGAAGGCGTGGTGGTCGTGCCGGCGGGGGCGATCGGCGGACCCGCCACCCCGATGGAGCTCTACGCGAAAAACATCTCCAGCTTTGAACGCAATGAAGCAGTGCGCGCCCGGATCTCGTCCGGGGTGATTGAATTACGGCTTCTGCAAAAGGGGCTGGATCCTCAGACCGTGCTCAGCCTGATGCACCCGCTACCTCTGCGGACCTTCAAGGTACAGAAAGCGGGGGCCGAGGAACGCAGTGGTGGCGTCGAGTTCCTGGTGGTTTATCTTATGGTCCTGTCTCTCTACATGACCATCATTCTTTACGGCACGTCCGTCCTGCGGGCTGTCATCGAGGACAAGAGCTCCCGTGCGGTGGAGATCATCCTGTCCCTTGTCCGCCCCGGCCAGCTTATGGCGGGTAAGATCCTCGGGGTGGGCTCCGCGGGCTTGCTCCAGTATTTCCTCTGGGTGGTCATCCTGCTCGCTGTTTTCGTGCTTGGGGGGGATTGGATGCAGGCGAAGCTGGGACAGGAATTCCGGGTGACGGTTTCCCCCGGGACGATCGCCGCCTTTGTGGTCTTTTTCGTGCTCGGGTATCTGCTGTACTCCACGCTCTGGGCCGCCCTGGGTGCCATGGTGAACAACGAGGCCGAGGCCCAGAGCCTGCAATACCCCCTGGTGATGCTCCTGGTGGTCCCCTTCATGGCCATGTTCCACACCATCAATGCCCCCCACTCCACGGTAAGCGTCGTCCTGTCCCTGATTCCATTCTTCGCGCCCATCCTTATGTTCGTGCGTATTGCGATAGACCCGCCGTCCCTCGTGCAAATCGCAAGCTCTATCGTTCTCATGATTCTCGCATTGTGGGCCTCCATCTGGGTGGTGGGGAGGATCTTCCGCGTGGGGATTCTGATGATCGGCAAGCGGGCGACCCTACCCGAGGTTGTCCGCTGGCTGCGGTACGGTTGA
- a CDS encoding PmoA family protein has translation MQIVWTTRGKDLISVLTAKVHMGQNVGWLVAFGILLGTGSIPARSDESRRPVRFLEKEGAVEVYIGQQLFTVFRPGGVLNRVRLTRPTLWPVLSPRGAPVTRCWPLGDCGREEPTDHAHHQGIWLAYGRIVVGERDTLDTWAVYRPLPDGPPSSTRYRPGERGIVTCDRVSVDKAGAEIFASCTWLSETSGKPFLVEERTMHFSGGQGWRAVDFLFRLRTLDLPVEFLDSKEGFFGLRVGPDLAESEAEETASSSSRPRSSGFFAPGGAAGEAQVWGKRFPWVALKGTLSSGEPMTLALMDHPDNVNHPAPWMARGYGLFAVDPFGTGEFTEGRDRLHFRLPAGGSVTFQYRLQLWSRHLSPEKVEEAYRHYVRDTRPW, from the coding sequence ATGCAGATCGTGTGGACGACGCGGGGGAAAGACCTCATCTCCGTTCTGACTGCGAAGGTTCACATGGGCCAAAACGTGGGCTGGCTTGTAGCCTTTGGGATCCTCCTCGGCACGGGTTCGATCCCTGCCCGCTCCGACGAGTCTCGACGGCCCGTGCGCTTTCTCGAAAAGGAGGGGGCGGTGGAGGTCTACATCGGACAGCAGCTGTTCACCGTCTTCAGGCCGGGTGGTGTGTTGAACCGGGTGCGCCTGACCAGGCCGACCCTGTGGCCCGTTCTGTCTCCCCGTGGAGCACCCGTCACTCGCTGCTGGCCCCTTGGCGACTGTGGCCGCGAAGAGCCCACGGATCATGCCCACCACCAGGGGATCTGGCTGGCCTACGGACGCATCGTAGTGGGCGAGAGGGATACCCTGGACACGTGGGCCGTCTACAGGCCGCTTCCCGATGGGCCGCCGTCCAGCACCCGCTATCGCCCAGGGGAACGGGGAATCGTGACTTGCGACCGCGTCAGTGTGGACAAAGCCGGAGCGGAGATCTTCGCCTCCTGCACCTGGCTGTCGGAGACGAGCGGTAAGCCTTTTCTGGTCGAAGAGCGCACGATGCACTTCTCCGGAGGGCAGGGTTGGCGTGCCGTGGACTTCCTCTTCCGCCTGCGCACTTTGGACCTTCCCGTGGAATTTCTGGACTCGAAAGAGGGCTTCTTCGGCTTGCGCGTTGGGCCTGACCTGGCAGAGTCGGAAGCCGAAGAGACAGCGTCGTCCTCCAGCCGCCCTCGATCCTCTGGATTCTTCGCTCCAGGTGGAGCCGCGGGCGAAGCGCAAGTTTGGGGCAAGAGGTTCCCCTGGGTGGCCCTGAAGGGCACCTTGAGCTCCGGCGAACCCATGACCCTCGCCCTGATGGACCATCCGGATAATGTGAACCATCCTGCCCCCTGGATGGCCCGCGGCTACGGACTGTTTGCGGTTGATCCCTTCGGAACGGGGGAGTTCACGGAGGGACGGGACCGCTTGCATTTCCGGCTTCCCGCGGGTGGCTCGGTCACGTTCCAATACCGACTCCAGCTTTGGTCCCGACACCTGAGCCCGGAGAAGGTCGAAGAGGCTTACCGCCATTATGTGCGGGACACTCGGCCGTGGTGA
- a CDS encoding Na+/H+ antiporter NhaC family protein: protein MSRAGHFLLILVLALPEVTAGAPEQTLQVELPRAVLRGVPFDVRVRGVAVADSPRGASLDGLRVADVAGGAQIALRPEEALFPSPGEVLLRALTVRHLGKRSLRITWNGQTVEAQVLVLPGVLSILPPLVAIALALATRQVLVALLVGTWLGVTFLQAYNPFAGLLRTLDHYVIEALADPDHVAIVLFSMTLGGMVGVVSRSGGMQGIVQSISRWGGGRRGAQLAVWALGVLVFFDDYANTLIVGNTMRPFTDRMRISREKLSYIVDSTAAPVASVALVSTWVGFQVGLIDSALKALGLGQDPYILFLRSIPLSAYSLLAIALVAMVALSLRDLGPMWKAEYRAATTGKVLRDGAQPISDAASFEATPVSAEDARWWNALVPILLMIATTFLGLYLSGRSELGAAARTARVGQIVGAANSFHVLMWASFLAAVSAIGLAVGQRILTLAQALESWLAGVRAMVLAMVILVLAWAIGKVCADLHAADYVIQLAKGVLSPPLLPAVVFVVAAFTSFATGTSWATMAILVPIAVPMAHKLCLLASVPPAASERILVASVGAVLSGSVFGDHCSPISDTTIMSSMASAADHIDHVRTQLLYALLAAAVSLVTCYLPCGFGFPAGLGLLSGIGLLTLLLLAFGKRVPNCPLPSE, encoded by the coding sequence ATGTCAAGGGCTGGCCATTTCCTGCTCATTCTCGTGCTGGCATTGCCGGAAGTCACCGCAGGTGCCCCGGAGCAAACCCTGCAGGTAGAACTGCCCCGTGCAGTGCTGCGGGGAGTGCCCTTTGACGTTCGGGTTCGCGGTGTGGCGGTAGCGGACTCGCCTCGGGGCGCATCACTCGACGGCTTGCGGGTGGCGGACGTGGCCGGGGGCGCGCAGATTGCGCTTCGGCCGGAGGAAGCCCTGTTCCCGTCGCCCGGAGAGGTCCTGCTGCGTGCCCTGACGGTGCGACACCTGGGAAAGCGCTCCCTCCGCATCACCTGGAATGGCCAGACCGTTGAGGCCCAGGTCCTTGTGCTGCCCGGCGTGCTGAGCATACTGCCGCCGCTTGTGGCAATTGCCCTTGCCTTAGCGACCAGGCAGGTACTGGTGGCTTTGCTGGTGGGCACCTGGCTCGGGGTAACCTTTCTGCAGGCCTACAACCCCTTCGCCGGGCTTCTGCGGACCCTTGATCACTACGTAATCGAGGCTCTTGCGGACCCGGACCATGTGGCGATCGTCCTTTTCAGCATGACCCTTGGCGGGATGGTCGGAGTGGTGTCGCGATCGGGGGGAATGCAGGGCATCGTGCAGAGCATCTCGCGCTGGGGAGGGGGACGGCGCGGGGCGCAGCTGGCAGTTTGGGCCCTCGGCGTGCTCGTGTTCTTCGACGACTACGCCAACACCCTGATCGTCGGAAATACGATGCGCCCCTTCACGGACCGAATGCGGATCTCCCGTGAGAAGCTGAGCTACATCGTGGACAGTACAGCCGCTCCCGTGGCCTCCGTGGCGCTGGTCTCCACTTGGGTGGGTTTCCAAGTCGGGCTGATCGACTCGGCGCTAAAGGCTCTGGGTCTGGGCCAAGACCCTTACATCCTGTTCCTGCGCTCCATCCCTCTGTCCGCCTACAGCCTTCTGGCGATCGCTCTGGTGGCGATGGTCGCCTTGTCTCTCCGCGACCTCGGTCCGATGTGGAAGGCTGAATATCGCGCCGCGACCACCGGAAAGGTGCTGCGGGACGGGGCTCAGCCGATCTCCGACGCAGCATCGTTCGAAGCCACGCCGGTTTCCGCCGAAGATGCGCGGTGGTGGAACGCCCTTGTGCCCATCCTCCTGATGATCGCCACGACGTTCCTGGGGCTCTATCTGAGCGGTCGCAGCGAGCTGGGCGCGGCAGCCCGGACCGCGAGAGTGGGCCAAATTGTAGGGGCGGCCAACTCCTTCCACGTGCTTATGTGGGCTTCCTTTTTGGCGGCCGTTTCAGCCATCGGGCTTGCGGTGGGGCAGCGGATCCTCACCCTTGCCCAGGCCCTCGAATCCTGGCTCGCGGGCGTGCGGGCTATGGTCCTTGCCATGGTGATCCTTGTCCTGGCCTGGGCCATTGGCAAGGTCTGTGCGGACCTGCACGCGGCCGACTATGTGATCCAGCTGGCGAAAGGCGTCTTGTCGCCTCCCCTCCTCCCTGCGGTGGTGTTCGTCGTGGCGGCCTTCACGAGCTTCGCCACGGGGACCTCCTGGGCTACCATGGCGATCCTCGTGCCCATAGCCGTGCCCATGGCCCACAAGTTGTGCCTCCTGGCCTCGGTTCCGCCGGCGGCCTCCGAGAGGATTCTGGTGGCAAGCGTGGGCGCTGTGCTGTCCGGCAGCGTATTTGGGGACCACTGCTCGCCCATCTCCGACACGACGATCATGTCTTCGATGGCTTCTGCAGCCGACCACATTGACCATGTGCGCACGCAGCTCCTTTACGCACTCCTCGCGGCGGCCGTGTCGCTGGTGACCTGCTATCTTCCCTGCGGCTTTGGGTTTCCTGCCGGGCTGGGTTTGCTGAGCGGCATAGGCCTGCTCACCCTGCTCCTCCTTGCCTTCGGGAAACGCGTCCCCAACTGCCCGTTGCCCTCGGAGTGA
- a CDS encoding HD domain-containing protein, with amino-acid sequence MRDKLRALFPELEWIQDRSLQDKVLAVWEEAVREGGWEVQELENIPFTLLIPGTQVSLVAHTRAVTQIARAGAQVLRQALGFSGLDMDHLIAGALLHDVGKLLEFHRGQTGVERSPQGRLLRHPFSGAGLATKHGLPEQVVHIIATHAKEGDGGYRSPEAVLVHHADFMCFDSLKA; translated from the coding sequence ATGCGCGACAAGCTCAGAGCCCTGTTCCCTGAGCTGGAGTGGATCCAGGACCGGTCCCTCCAGGATAAGGTACTGGCCGTCTGGGAGGAAGCCGTTCGGGAAGGAGGATGGGAAGTCCAGGAGCTGGAGAACATCCCCTTCACCCTGTTGATCCCGGGGACCCAAGTGAGCCTCGTTGCGCACACGCGCGCGGTGACGCAAATCGCGCGGGCTGGCGCTCAGGTGCTCAGGCAGGCGCTGGGATTCTCTGGGCTGGACATGGATCACCTGATCGCCGGAGCCTTGCTGCACGACGTCGGCAAGCTCCTGGAGTTTCATCGTGGCCAGACGGGAGTGGAGAGGAGCCCACAGGGACGCCTTCTGCGTCACCCGTTCAGCGGGGCGGGTTTGGCGACCAAGCACGGCTTGCCTGAGCAGGTTGTGCACATCATCGCCACGCACGCCAAGGAAGGAGACGGCGGCTATCGCAGCCCCGAAGCGGTCCTCGTCCACCACGCAGATTTTATGTGCTTTGATTCCCTGAAGGCGTGA
- a CDS encoding divergent polysaccharide deacetylase family protein encodes MRRRHPTPHERKAACSRLPQAPKWFWILCLTASAVILYALDRHLAATRQEVQPAPAEDPWQAVYRALQASGIPQARWIRTGDRLQVELPRGTPLPPLHREIEEALKRAKLEILLAKEETHPPRLEIVFGRKGEAQGRIIAASEREVPTRLATVALVLDDAGYGMSREFEALLQLPYKFTVAVIPGLKRTTEVAERVHRAGKEVIVHMPMEPEHGDVEDRGYAIRSSHSPREVAERVRKALAAVPYAKGLNNHEGSRATASLPTMLAVMEELKAKNVFFLDSRTSPESKGYLAARRVGLRALQSAGFLDARDDEDWIRSRLWELVGKSSSGNGIAVIAHPRESTLNVLLEQMPKLAEQGVRFVFASELAN; translated from the coding sequence ATGCGGAGACGGCACCCGACGCCGCACGAAAGAAAAGCCGCCTGCTCTCGGCTTCCGCAGGCCCCAAAGTGGTTCTGGATCCTTTGCCTCACCGCCTCTGCCGTGATCCTCTACGCGCTGGACCGCCACCTCGCAGCAACAAGGCAAGAGGTCCAGCCTGCGCCTGCGGAAGACCCCTGGCAAGCTGTCTACCGCGCCCTCCAGGCCAGCGGAATACCCCAAGCCCGCTGGATCCGTACGGGCGACCGGCTGCAGGTGGAGCTGCCGCGGGGAACACCCTTACCGCCTTTACACCGGGAGATCGAAGAGGCCCTCAAGAGGGCGAAGCTTGAGATTCTCCTTGCGAAGGAAGAAACGCACCCTCCTCGCCTGGAAATCGTGTTCGGGCGGAAGGGAGAGGCGCAGGGGCGAATCATTGCCGCGAGCGAGCGCGAGGTGCCCACCCGGCTTGCCACGGTCGCCCTTGTTCTGGATGACGCGGGCTACGGCATGAGTCGCGAGTTTGAAGCGCTACTGCAGCTGCCCTACAAGTTCACCGTTGCGGTGATACCGGGGCTAAAGCGCACCACGGAAGTGGCGGAGCGAGTGCATCGGGCCGGCAAAGAGGTGATCGTCCACATGCCGATGGAGCCGGAACACGGGGATGTGGAGGATCGTGGCTACGCCATTCGTAGCTCCCATTCCCCGCGGGAGGTTGCCGAGCGCGTGCGCAAAGCCCTTGCCGCTGTACCCTACGCGAAGGGCCTGAACAACCACGAAGGCTCGAGGGCTACGGCGAGCCTGCCGACGATGCTGGCTGTCATGGAGGAACTCAAAGCGAAGAACGTGTTCTTCCTCGACAGCCGCACCTCGCCAGAGAGCAAGGGCTACCTGGCGGCACGGCGCGTGGGTCTGCGCGCCCTGCAAAGCGCGGGCTTCCTGGATGCCCGAGACGACGAAGATTGGATCCGCAGCCGTCTGTGGGAGCTGGTGGGGAAATCCTCGTCCGGGAACGGCATCGCGGTGATCGCTCATCCGCGGGAGAGCACGCTGAACGTGCTGCTGGAGCAGATGCCGAAGCTGGCAGAGCAAGGGGTTCGTTTCGTTTTCGCGTCGGAACTGGCGAACTGA
- a CDS encoding pyridoxine 5'-phosphate synthase: protein MARLSLIVDFVAAIRELRKSRDPDPVAVALQAELAGVDGITVQLREDRREIKERDVDLLREMVRSHFNLRIAPNEDLLKKAIALLPDMVTFVPDGHGEMGGLDVASTGDYLQDMVASLKANGIVVSVLVDPDVRQIKAAARCGADFVEILSWYYARSDEVSIVEEELERIRNAAVAAQKLGLGVAASGGLDYSNITDLVAIEQIEEVHVGAAILNRALLVGIDRAVRDFKALL from the coding sequence ATGGCCAGGCTTTCGCTTATCGTCGACTTCGTGGCGGCAATCCGCGAACTGAGGAAGTCCCGGGACCCGGATCCCGTGGCCGTGGCCCTCCAGGCCGAGCTGGCAGGGGTGGATGGGATTACGGTCCAGCTGCGCGAGGACCGCCGAGAAATCAAGGAGCGGGATGTAGACCTGCTGCGCGAGATGGTCCGCTCCCACTTCAACCTGCGGATCGCGCCCAACGAGGACCTGCTGAAAAAGGCGATCGCCCTCCTGCCCGACATGGTCACCTTCGTCCCCGATGGGCACGGCGAAATGGGCGGGCTGGACGTAGCCTCCACCGGCGACTACCTTCAGGACATGGTAGCCAGCCTCAAGGCCAACGGCATCGTGGTCAGCGTACTGGTCGACCCCGACGTCCGACAGATCAAGGCGGCGGCCCGCTGCGGAGCCGACTTCGTGGAGATCCTCTCCTGGTACTACGCCCGTTCCGACGAGGTGAGCATCGTGGAGGAGGAGCTGGAACGCATCCGGAACGCGGCCGTGGCCGCCCAGAAACTGGGTCTCGGGGTGGCGGCCAGCGGCGGACTCGATTACAGCAACATCACCGACCTGGTCGCCATCGAGCAGATCGAGGAGGTGCACGTCGGGGCCGCCATTCTGAACCGCGCCCTGTTGGTAGGGATCGACCGCGCCGTGCGCGATTTCAAAGCCCTTCTGTAA
- a CDS encoding HAD family phosphatase has translation MIRAVLFDFDGVVAKTLDSHARSWQHVLSPLGIQVDPRDIALNEGQPAIEILRAILAKNGLQLPEERLRELVRAKREHYQKTTRAKAYEGVQELLERLKERDYKTALVTGSIRSNMEAAVGRELLDRFDVVLTSEDIPRGKPHPDPFLEAAKRLGVRPEECLVIENAPMGIRAAKAAGMRCLVVLSTLPLPDLAGADYYVGRISEIDLDGPYFH, from the coding sequence TTGATTCGAGCGGTACTTTTCGATTTCGACGGAGTGGTGGCGAAAACCCTCGACAGTCACGCCCGTTCCTGGCAGCACGTCCTTTCACCCCTCGGCATCCAGGTGGATCCGCGGGACATTGCTCTCAATGAGGGCCAACCGGCCATTGAGATCCTGCGCGCCATTCTCGCCAAGAATGGCCTCCAGCTCCCGGAGGAGCGGCTGCGCGAACTCGTACGAGCCAAGAGGGAGCACTACCAAAAGACCACCCGAGCGAAAGCTTATGAGGGGGTACAGGAGCTTCTCGAGCGCCTGAAGGAGCGCGATTACAAGACGGCCCTCGTGACCGGTTCCATCCGCTCGAACATGGAGGCGGCCGTGGGCCGCGAGCTTCTCGACCGTTTCGATGTGGTTCTCACCAGCGAGGACATCCCGCGCGGCAAACCCCATCCGGACCCGTTCCTGGAAGCTGCGAAACGGCTCGGAGTGCGGCCCGAGGAGTGCCTGGTCATTGAGAACGCGCCCATGGGGATCCGGGCAGCCAAGGCTGCGGGGATGCGCTGTCTGGTCGTCCTTTCTACCCTGCCGCTTCCGGATCTGGCGGGGGCGGACTACTACGTGGGCAGAATCTCGGAGATCGACCTCGACGGGCCTTACTTCCACTAA